One window of the Choristoneura fumiferana chromosome 18, NRCan_CFum_1, whole genome shotgun sequence genome contains the following:
- the LOC141437898 gene encoding methyltransferase-like protein 25B isoform X3 — protein sequence MYSQEETLRSTIDKSLKVIRLYDWLLNLYVLDFFVDNHWTKLPLSWQECFQNITPQDLGNILSEVPTKHVLPLSFISLIKAVKSLSLPRDKISNKNKIGLLLSEDICNGHPRLKNLFLKHVKLKKRHEICLMSKVVSGVAVESKCDAVVDFGSGLGHLVRVLAYNNNLYAAGIECQSQLTEEARSVQLVHAYRAALERILVDYDPKLKHAPVRNIKHSDTMTFQQYSTQALSRLNIPLPACFARGEADLRQWRRVVTLYTLRLALAPLVETVILLDRVLYILEHGLSCEIHPVFDPKLSPRNHIIVGKRL from the exons ATGTACTCGCAGGAAGAAACACTGAGGTCTACAATCGACAAATCATTAAAAGTAATACGCCTGTATGACTGGCTTCTGAATCTTTACGTATTG GACTTCTTTGTCGATAACCACTGGACAAAATTACCTTTGTCGTGGCAGGAATGCTTCCAAAACATAACACCACAAGACTTGGGAAATATTCTGTCTGAAGTACCGACAAAACACGTTTTACCATtatcttttatttctttaataaaaGCAGTGAAAAGTTTAAGTCTTCCTCGAgataaaattagtaataaaaacaaaattggaTTGCTTTTGTCTGAAGATATATGCAATGGACATCCGAGACTTAAGaatctatttttaaaacatgttAAGTTAAAAAAGCGCCACGAAATTTGTTTGATGTCTAAGGTTGTGAGTGGTGTAGCAGTTGAAAGTAAATGTGATGCTGTAGTGGATTTCGGATCTGGCTTGGGCCATTTGGTTCGAGTTTTGGCATACAATAATAATCTCTATGCTGCTGGAATAGAATGTCAATCGCAATTGACTGAAGAAGCTAGGTCTGTACAGTTG GTACATGCATACCGAGCAGCACTTGAAAGGATTCTAGTGGACTATGATCCAAAGTTAAAACACGCGCCAGTTAGAAATATCAAGCACTCAGACACCATGACATTTCAACA ATATAGCACGCAAGCACTGTCTCGCCTAAACATCCCACTCCCCGCTTGTTTCGCGCGGGGAGAAGCCGACCTGCGGCAATGGCGACGAGTCGTGACGCTGTACACGCTGCGTTTAGCGCTTGCGCCGCTAGTCGAGACAGTTATATTGCTGGACAGAGTACTATATATCCTCGAACATG gtttgtcGTGCGAAATTCATCCAGTGTTCGATCCAAAACTCTCGCCTCGAAATCACATCATAGTGGGAAAGAGATTGTGA
- the LOC141437898 gene encoding methyltransferase-like protein 25B isoform X2, whose protein sequence is MYSQEETLRSTIDKSLKVIRLYDWLLNLYVLDFFVDNHWTKLPLSWQECFQNITPQDLGNILSEVPTKHVLPLSFISLIKAVKSLSLPRDKISNKNKIGLLLSEDICNGHPRLKNLFLKHVKLKKRHEICLMSKVVSGVAVESKCDAVVDFGSGLGHLVRVLAYNNNLYAAGIECQSQLTEEARRLDLQLEYTASKHLSEKNMSNFHRPIHLNMTLTSNTQLDEVHAYRAALERILVDYDPKLKHAPVRNIKHSDTMTFQQYSTQALSRLNIPLPACFARGEADLRQWRRVVTLYTLRLALAPLVETVILLDRVLYILEHGLSCEIHPVFDPKLSPRNHIIVGKRL, encoded by the exons ATGTACTCGCAGGAAGAAACACTGAGGTCTACAATCGACAAATCATTAAAAGTAATACGCCTGTATGACTGGCTTCTGAATCTTTACGTATTG GACTTCTTTGTCGATAACCACTGGACAAAATTACCTTTGTCGTGGCAGGAATGCTTCCAAAACATAACACCACAAGACTTGGGAAATATTCTGTCTGAAGTACCGACAAAACACGTTTTACCATtatcttttatttctttaataaaaGCAGTGAAAAGTTTAAGTCTTCCTCGAgataaaattagtaataaaaacaaaattggaTTGCTTTTGTCTGAAGATATATGCAATGGACATCCGAGACTTAAGaatctatttttaaaacatgttAAGTTAAAAAAGCGCCACGAAATTTGTTTGATGTCTAAGGTTGTGAGTGGTGTAGCAGTTGAAAGTAAATGTGATGCTGTAGTGGATTTCGGATCTGGCTTGGGCCATTTGGTTCGAGTTTTGGCATACAATAATAATCTCTATGCTGCTGGAATAGAATGTCAATCGCAATTGACTGAAGAAGCTAG GAGACTTGATCTCCAGTTGGAATATACAGCCAGCAAGCATCTATCAGAAAAGAACATGTCTAACTTTCATAGACCAATTCACTTGAACATGACTCTCACATCCAACACCCAATTGGATGAA GTACATGCATACCGAGCAGCACTTGAAAGGATTCTAGTGGACTATGATCCAAAGTTAAAACACGCGCCAGTTAGAAATATCAAGCACTCAGACACCATGACATTTCAACA ATATAGCACGCAAGCACTGTCTCGCCTAAACATCCCACTCCCCGCTTGTTTCGCGCGGGGAGAAGCCGACCTGCGGCAATGGCGACGAGTCGTGACGCTGTACACGCTGCGTTTAGCGCTTGCGCCGCTAGTCGAGACAGTTATATTGCTGGACAGAGTACTATATATCCTCGAACATG gtttgtcGTGCGAAATTCATCCAGTGTTCGATCCAAAACTCTCGCCTCGAAATCACATCATAGTGGGAAAGAGATTGTGA
- the LOC141437898 gene encoding methyltransferase-like protein 25B isoform X1: MYSQEETLRSTIDKSLKVIRLYDWLLNLYVLDFFVDNHWTKLPLSWQECFQNITPQDLGNILSEVPTKHVLPLSFISLIKAVKSLSLPRDKISNKNKIGLLLSEDICNGHPRLKNLFLKHVKLKKRHEICLMSKVVSGVAVESKCDAVVDFGSGLGHLVRVLAYNNNLYAAGIECQSQLTEEARRLDLQLEYTASKHLSEKNMSNFHRPIHLNMTLTSNTQLDEVSLPETMKSYGLIGLHPCGDLGPLLIKHFVNCDKVKYICVVGCCFMKLTCEGKDCGYPLSEFVKGLNNELSYVSREISCHAIDIYLERLRKDNYDNLKVHAYRAALERILVDYDPKLKHAPVRNIKHSDTMTFQQYSTQALSRLNIPLPACFARGEADLRQWRRVVTLYTLRLALAPLVETVILLDRVLYILEHGLSCEIHPVFDPKLSPRNHIIVGKRL; this comes from the exons ATGTACTCGCAGGAAGAAACACTGAGGTCTACAATCGACAAATCATTAAAAGTAATACGCCTGTATGACTGGCTTCTGAATCTTTACGTATTG GACTTCTTTGTCGATAACCACTGGACAAAATTACCTTTGTCGTGGCAGGAATGCTTCCAAAACATAACACCACAAGACTTGGGAAATATTCTGTCTGAAGTACCGACAAAACACGTTTTACCATtatcttttatttctttaataaaaGCAGTGAAAAGTTTAAGTCTTCCTCGAgataaaattagtaataaaaacaaaattggaTTGCTTTTGTCTGAAGATATATGCAATGGACATCCGAGACTTAAGaatctatttttaaaacatgttAAGTTAAAAAAGCGCCACGAAATTTGTTTGATGTCTAAGGTTGTGAGTGGTGTAGCAGTTGAAAGTAAATGTGATGCTGTAGTGGATTTCGGATCTGGCTTGGGCCATTTGGTTCGAGTTTTGGCATACAATAATAATCTCTATGCTGCTGGAATAGAATGTCAATCGCAATTGACTGAAGAAGCTAG GAGACTTGATCTCCAGTTGGAATATACAGCCAGCAAGCATCTATCAGAAAAGAACATGTCTAACTTTCATAGACCAATTCACTTGAACATGACTCTCACATCCAACACCCAATTGGATGAAGTGAGTCTACCAGAGACAATGAAATCATATGGTTTGATAGGACTCCATCCCTGTGGGGACTTAGGCCCTCTATTGATAAAACATTTTGTGAACTGTGATAAAGTAAAATACATTTGTGTGGTGGGATgttgttttatgaaattaacATGTGAAGGCAAAGACTGCGGATATCCTTTGAGCGAGTTTGTAAAAGGGTTGAATAATGAATTATCATATGTTAGCAGAGAGATTTCTTGCCATGCTATTGATATATATTTGGAGAGGCTGAGAAAggataattatgataatttgaag GTACATGCATACCGAGCAGCACTTGAAAGGATTCTAGTGGACTATGATCCAAAGTTAAAACACGCGCCAGTTAGAAATATCAAGCACTCAGACACCATGACATTTCAACA ATATAGCACGCAAGCACTGTCTCGCCTAAACATCCCACTCCCCGCTTGTTTCGCGCGGGGAGAAGCCGACCTGCGGCAATGGCGACGAGTCGTGACGCTGTACACGCTGCGTTTAGCGCTTGCGCCGCTAGTCGAGACAGTTATATTGCTGGACAGAGTACTATATATCCTCGAACATG gtttgtcGTGCGAAATTCATCCAGTGTTCGATCCAAAACTCTCGCCTCGAAATCACATCATAGTGGGAAAGAGATTGTGA